The following coding sequences lie in one Carassius gibelio isolate Cgi1373 ecotype wild population from Czech Republic chromosome A17, carGib1.2-hapl.c, whole genome shotgun sequence genomic window:
- the LOC128031646 gene encoding cytosolic phospholipase A2 zeta — MLKKEVKPYWNLSVKILHAKLHQSYDYLSSSDCYVILNLPTASARTNRTKTISNTEKPEWNEVFTFRVHSNIKNILEILIYDEDPLMRDDQIVIILFDINNLTPGKKETKCFIINEKTKDELWVEFEMTKSSETPSPCFSNGVLVAGPFCELNVDIDKLLKKTEATQNIFFKLKGAYKEDFMISNSEESSSFLKTLRYYINRDLETELNLTSETVVSPEIVGTVVVDAAVSDPVDTGLTSIPLKPLPAKQQITVSLPLGENKVDLQLNTDDRSDEELDVRLEFDIPVEEKKFLVKRKKVVSQALQAALNLSSAPDPSKVPVVAVVCSGGGSRALTGTYGSLKGLQKIQLLDAVSYITGVSGATWALGSLYGDPNWSKGGIDKSMESVKKELSKKALSMFSSEQLQEYKQRMEEREKEGLLVSLIDMWGLALEYLFQGKKHMGTLSEMQRTVSEGQNPLPIFTAVNLKNGKTENITDAEWCEFTPYEVGFPKYGAFIPAQNFGSEYYLGHMVKKLPETGLSFLVGMWSSIFSINLTEIWSIATGVAPSWMPWVGGGVSNTETDSKPTALGTYLISPVTDFAKVLCDFMTIRPIVSQVYNFLRGFNLHNSYNENTGFIAWKDTHPDAFPNTMTPADPVLSLVDAGFAVNAGFPPVVRSHRHVDVILSLNYSWEPDQFKVIKQTQEYCADRKIPFPKIDFKKVESESLKEVYVFEDKENPDVPIVLHFPLVNVSFKQFKSPGVKREGEKEWKEGAVDVEFNSNTSPYITHKLTYTPEDFQRLINLTSYNIQNNKDVILNALNKTFNRNRQRQTGDDSHAKKKAAAVRKTSSVATPIPRPQKTRKTEAR, encoded by the exons ATGCTTAAG AAAGAAGTCAAGCCCTACTGGAATTTGTCAGTCAAAATCTTACATGCGAAGCTCCATCAGTCCTATGACTACT TGTCTTCATCTGACTGCTATGTCATCTTAAACTTACCCACGGCATCGGCTCGTACAAATCGCACAAAAACCATCTCAAACACCGAGAAACCTGAATGGAATGAAGTTTTCACCTTCAGGGTGCACAGCAACATCAAG AACATTCTAGAGATCTTGATCTATGATGAGGATCCATTAATGAGAGACGACCAAATTGTCATAATCCTATTTGACATCAATAACCTCACACCTGGGAAAAAGGAGACCAAATgctttataataaatgaaaag ACCAAGGATGAACTGTGGGTAGAGTTTGAGATGACTAAGAG CTCTGAGACACCAAGCCCATGTTTCTCTAATGGAGTTTTGGTG GCAGGTCCTTTCTGTGAGCTGAATGTGGATATAGACAAGCTTCTAAAGAAGACTGAAG CAACACAGAACATTTTTTTCAAACTGAAAGGGGCATACAAAGAGGATTTCATGATCTCAAATTCTGAGGAAAGCTCCAGCTTCCTGAAAACGTTACGTTACTACATCAACCGAGACCTGGAAACTGAACTCAATCTGACCTCCGAGACTGTTGTCAGCCCAGAAATT GTTGGGACAGTAGTAGTGGATGCTGCTGTTTCAGACCCTGTAGACACTGGATTGACTTCTATCCCTTTAAAACCATTACCAGCCAAACAACAGATTACTGTCTCTTTGCCTCTGGGGGAG aaTAAAGTTGATCTGCAACTGAATACGGACGATCG CTCTGATGAAGAGCTGGATGTGCGTCTGGAGTTTGACATCccagtggaagaaaaaaaatttcTGGTGAAGAGAAAAAAAGTCGTGTCACAGGCTCTACAGGCAGCTCTGAATCTCAGCTCTGCACCTGACCCCAGCAAG GTCCCAGTGGTGGCTGTGGTGTGTTCCGGAGGTGGGAGCAGAGCATTAACAGGCACATATGGTAGCCTGAAGGGTCTGCAGAAGATCCAGCTTCTTGATGCAGTCAGCTACATCACAGGGGTTTCAGGTGCCACTTG GGCTCTAGGCTCTCTTTATGGAGACCCTAACTGGTCAAAGGGTGGCATTGATAAGTCTATGGAGTCTGTAAAGAAGGAGCTATCTAAAAAGGCGCTCAGTATGTTTTCCTCAGAACAGCTACAGGAATACAAACAGAGGATGGAAGAGCGAGAGAAAGAAGGACTCCTTGTGTCTCTCATCGACATGTGGGGTCTGGCTTTAGAGTACCTTTTCCAagggaag AAACACATGGGTACTCTATCTGAAATGCAGAGGACAGTGTCTGAAGGCCAGAACCCTCTACCCATATTCACAGCTGTTAACCTGAAGAATggcaaaacagaaaatataacagATGCTG AATGGTGTGAATTCACCCCATATGAGGTTGGATTTCCCAAATATGGTGCCTTTATACCTGCGCAGAACTTTGGGAGTGAATATTACCTTGGTCATATGGTCAAGAAACTCCCTGAAACTGGGTTGTCTTTTCTTGTGG gAATGTGGAGCAGCATTTTCTCTATAAATCTGACAGAAATCTGGAGTATTGCTACAGGAGTCGCCCCTTCTTGGATGCCTTGGGTTGGAGGAGGAGTGAGTAACACAG AGACTGATAGTAAACCAACAGCACTTGGCACATACCTGATCAGCCCTGTGACTGACTTTGCTAAAGTGCTGTGTGACTTTATGACCATCCGCCCCATTGTCAGCCAGGTTTACAACTTCCTGAGAGGCTTCAACCTGCACAACAGCTACAATGAGAACACGGGCTTCATCGCATGGAAAG ACACACACCCAGATGCCTTTCCTAACACCATGACTCCAGCTGATCCTGTGCTGAGTTTAGTAGATGCTGGGTTTGCTGTAAATGCAGGATTCCCCCCTGTGGTGCGCTCTCACAGACATGTGGATGTTATTCTGTCTCTAAACTACTCCTGGGAACCAGATCAGTTTAAG GTGATTAAGCAAACTCAGGAGTACTGCGCTGATCGCAAGATTCCATTTCCGAAAATCGATTTCAAAAAGGTGGAGTCAGAGTCACTGAAGGAAGTTTATGTGTTTGAGGATAAAGAGAATCCAGATGTTCCCATAGTGCTTCACTTTCCCTTGGTCAATGTCTCATTCAAGCAGTTCAAGTCTCCTG GAgtgaagagagagggagagaaggagTGGAAGGAGGGAGCGGTTGATGTTGAATTTAACAGTAACACTTCCCCGTATATCACTCACAAACTGACCTACACCCCGGAGGACTTCCAGAGGCTCATCAACCTCACTTCCTACAACATCCAAAACAACAAAGATGTCATTTTGAATgcactaaacaaaacatttaaccGAAACAGACAAAGGCAGACAGGTGATGATAGCCACGCCAAAAAGAAGGCGGCGGCGGTAAGAAAGACCAGTTCAGTGGCAACACCAATTCCAAGACCACAAAAAACACGAAAGACTGAAGCACGGTGA